Proteins found in one Salvelinus alpinus chromosome 11, SLU_Salpinus.1, whole genome shotgun sequence genomic segment:
- the rpgrip1 gene encoding protein fantom: protein MSLTVDETAGDLPVRDVGLMRGGLMPTVPDSVRDGRSWKKPQVLKLKDRQRVFQVPREQLEDQCFRLQEENNLLRQHTRTQEQRLRRMSTKLMRLREGRPGEAGTRVREGDMEEMIQELEARVATLESQKGALQSKLSMARQHIMDMGPGRSYHRLRGRGMDGQGGVRQAAQTAPPRYGLSLEDTRGAIETFRSSVIETQKVRVTELEQAAQSLRDTLGEKEREIEDSMKEMRRQQAGGHRITIKDNVDMIRLQKHLSDKSAALRVSQEKFNVLQEAYEAQLEEGQRSLKESQGALLEKVEELSEQLKQERQRALTLEGQLTAATLSMQALEEFQERVSDLEGEKNLLKDSYDTLLESTLSVHSHAEEKVDRERELEKDREREKEEIWRMDIKRLEEILRVEREERGRLEEEKERLQRDKERIEEQQERERESVESIRGKHDRMEQEVLQYRQEVTSLQEKLDSVTKEFDMSVEDLSETLIQIKTFRLQQEGREGLRFLGIDAKVEDSSRELRDLQASQAETVLELQKTRDLLLLQHRINNDLQAELNTMIERAERERGETKRRVAEKDKLLGRRALQINTLQAQLKELAYSPRNYKRNIPLQYTWPGGDQEVVQPIEDDTTFSQLRAGESLLEIHLRGAAFTPGGLRTMGGARKGAGSKGEAVVTFCTYALLDFEMHSTPLVSGGQPNYGFTSKYPLSARDLGRLGGQGGGVLVELHQALGGVRFLTRGGAQVPLVGAVERRGERVSGRVNIAGSEGDVIGILDFWMRLFPPAEPMDTLIERGTDRMTERGADRRIERGADRMTDRLMDRRTISPQRQWSPIWAQRGLGLEDSVREQELFDYGGGIPNELEVVLEHCVGLRARWPELLPDSYLVYRLYDLPPHASPTIPCSANPLFNDTVSYPLAVTTDVLEYLRGGSLWVYVFDDNDDQTPPAYLAKTPIPLRPLAAGQPIRGDYVLRDTGGGPRGMVRVFIRWIYPFQPPEDSTQRHKEMDRMERAMERRSERAEELPRPIAKPRVKSKAVEPRMDRPAAQKETSIQPKPRPPPIKLRLPQPDAQSERATPVTSPEPSVATPLQSPARKRVTPLRSPATLLLTPGTSQATPSQKQATPLRPPEVRGQSSPVSELTPSRPDSARSSRSSASDDKSYFKDIPSLEQVSLEEEEEEQEEKSDKAQVDSEVMESRESRTSNRSDVIIVPPSSRRIRKGDKLRVEILSLSFEPTSRVALDESVQRVYVEYRLLGVPMETTETPMSLRKPSDGEEIHYNFTRVIYVDSSEAAPLRQYLYTMLEGTDPNQGRLKFTVVNEPMDDDDDDDEECTDVGHAFLDLQELLLTGNDITERQIDIVSVDVEKEVMGKLKVSLEAAKTLTGIYWDYRQKRDQETKKDEENDEKEEDKEQEEEERETLKKEDEIQVIDYDIDDDDSDFY from the exons ATGTCTCTGACAGTGGACGAGACAGCAGGGGATCTACCAGTGAGGGACGTAGGGCTGATGAGAGGAGGGCTGATGCCCACCGTACCAG ACTCTGTGAGAGACGGAAGGTCATGGAAGAAACCACAGGTGCTCAAGTTAAAAG ACCGTCAGAGGGTGTTCCAGGTGCCCAGGGAGCAGCTGGAGGACCAGTGTTTCCGTCTGCAAGAGGAGAACAACCTACTGAGacagcacacacgcacacaggaacAGAGGCTACGCAG gatGTCCACCAAGCTGATGCGTCTAAGGGAGGGGCGTCCGGGTGAGGCCGGTACCAGGGTCAGGGAGGGGGATATGGAGGAGATGATCCAGGAGCTGGAGGCGCGTGTGGCCACCCTAGAGAGCCAGAAGGGGGCACTGCAGAGCAAACTCAGCATGGCCAGGCAGCACATCATGGACATGGGGCCTGGACGGAGTTACCACAGACTCAGAG GGCGGGGAATGGATGGGCAGGGGGGAGTCAGACAAGCAGCACAGACAGCTCCGCCCCGCTACGGCCTCAGCCTGGAGGACACCAGAGGAGCGATagagacatt CAGGTCCAGTGTGATCGAGACCCAGAAGGTGAGGGTGACAGAGCTGGAGCAGGCTGCCCAGTCCCTGAGAGACACActtggggagaaggagagagagatagaggacagtATGAAAGAGATGAGGAGACAACAGGCCggcggacacag GATCACTATAAAGGACAATGTGGACATGATCCGCCTGCAGAAGCATCTGTCAGACAAGAGCGCTGCCCTGCGTGTCAGCCAGGAGAAGTTCAACGTGTTGCAAGAG GCTTATGAAGCTCAATTGGAAGAG GGTCAGAGGTCACTGAAGGAGAGCCAGGGGGCATTGCTGGAGAAGGTAGAGGAGCTGAGTGAACAGCTgaaacaagagagacagagagcgctgACACTGGAGGGACAGCTCACCGCTGCCACTCTTTCTATGCAAGCCCTCGAGGAG TTCCAAGAGAGAGTGTCAGACCTGGAAGGAGAGAAGAATCTACTGAAGGACAGCTATGATACACTCCTGGAGAG caCTTTATCTGTCCACAGTCATGCGGAGGAgaaggtggacagagagagagagctggaaaaagatagggagagagagaaagaggagatctGGAGGATGGACATAAAACGGCTTGAGGAGATTCTGCGAGTGGAGAGGGAGGAACGAGGGAGGCTggaagaggagaaagaaaggTTGCAACGGGACAAAGAGAGGATAGAGGAacaacaggagagggagagag AGTCCGTTGAGTCGATTAGAGGAAAACATGATCGAATGGAACAGGAAGTTCTACAGTACagacaggaagtgacatcacTGCAGGAGAAACTGGACTCAGTCACAAAG GAGTTTGACATGAGTGTTGAGGACCTCAGTGAAACCCTGATACAGATTAAG ACATTTAGGCTACAGCAGGAGGGCCGTGAGGGTCTGCGGTTCCTAGGGATTGATGCGAAGGTGGAGGACTCATCCAGAGAGCTGAGGGACCTCCAGGCATCCCAAGCAGAGACTGTGTTAGAATTACAGAAGACCAGAGACTTACTGTTACTGCAGCACCGCATCAATAATGATTTGCAG GCTGAGTTGAACACAATgatagagagagcagaaagagagaggggggagaccaAGAGGAGGGTAGCGGAGAAAGATAAACTACTTGGAAGAAGAGCCTTGCAAATCAACACTTTACAAG CTCAGCTGAAGGAGTTAGCCTACAGCCCTAGGAACTACAAACGGAACATACCACTACAGTACACCTGGCCGGGGGGGGACCAGGAAGTGGTACAGCCCATTGAAGACGACACCACTTTCTCTCAACTACGAGCGGGGGAGTCCCTTTTGGAGATCCACCTCAGGGGGGCAGCCTTCACCCCTGGGGGGCTACGGACCATGGGGGGCGCCCGGAAAGGGGCGGGGTCAAAAGGTGAAGCGGTTGTGACCTTTTGCACCTACGCCCTCCTGGACTTTGAAATGCACTCCACACCCCTGGTTTCGGGAGGGCAACCCAACTACGGATTCACATCGAAGTACCCACTCTCTGCTCGTGATTTGGGGAGGCTGGGGGGTCAGGGGGGAGGGGTGCTGGTGGAGCTGCACCAGGCATTGGGAGGGGTGCGTTTCTTGACCCGAGGGGGGGCGCAGGTGCCACTGGTTGGagcggtagagaggagaggggagcgggTGAGCGGACGAGTCAACATCGCAG GCTCTGAGGGAGATGTCATAGGGATCCTGGACTTTTGGATGCGTCTCTTCCCTCCTGCGGAGCCCATGGACACACTGATAGAGAGAGGAACggacagaatgacagagagaggagcagacagacggatagagagaggagcagacagaatgacagacagactgatggacAGAAGGACCATCAGTCCACAGAGACAGTGGAGCCCCATCTGGGCCCAGAGAGGTCTAGGCTTGGAGGACAGTGTGCGCGAG CAGGAGCTATTTGACTATGGCGGAGGTATACCCAACGAGCTGGAGGTGGTGCTAGAGCATTGCGTGGGTCTAAGAGCCCGCTGGCCGGAACTACTTCCGGACTCCTACCTCGTGTACCGTCTCTACGACCTGCCGCCTCACGCTTCCCCCACAATACCGTGCAGCGCCAACCCACTGTTCAACGACACGGTCAGCTACCCTCTGGCCGTGACCACTGACGTTCTGGAGTACCTAAGAGGGGGCAGTCTCTGGGTCTATGTGTTCGATGACAATGATGATCAGACTCCACCTGCTTACCTGGCCAAGACACCCATACCACTCCGCCCGCTGGCAGCAGGACAACCTATCAGAG GTGACTATGTTCTGAGGGACACGGGTGGCGGTCCGCGGGGGATGGTCCGCGTGTTCATACGATGGATTTACCCCTTCCAACCACCAGAGGACAGCACCCAAAGACACAAGGAGATGGACAGGatggagagagcgatggagaggaggagcgagagagcAGAGGAACTGCCGAGGCCTATTGCCAAGCCTAGGGTGAAG TCAAAGGCTGTTGAGCCCAGAATGGACAGACCTGCTGCACAAAAAGAGACCAGCATTCAG CCCAAGCCCCGTCCTCCACCAATCAAGCTGCGATTACCCCAACCCGACGCCCAATCAGAGCGAGCCACACCTGTGACTTCCCCGGAACCCAGTGTCGCCACACCCCTCCAGTCTCCAGCGAGAAAACGGGTCACGCCTCTTAGATCACCTGCCACACTCCTTCTGACACCTGGGACGAGTCAAGCCACGCCCTCCCAGAAGCAGGCGACCCCTCTGAGGCCacctgaggtcagaggtcagagttcGCCTGTGTCAGAGTTGACCCCATCTCGACCTGACTCAGCTCGTTCCTCCAGGAGTTCCGCCAGCGATGATAAGAGTTATTTTAAG GATATCCCCTCACTGGAACAGGTGTctttggaagaggaggaggaggagcaggaggagaaaaGTGACAAAG CCCAAGTGGATAGTGAGGTCATGGAATCCAGAGAATCAAGGACCTCCAACCGTAGTGATGTCATCATTGTTCCTCCATCTTCAAGGAGAATCAGAAAG GGAGACAAGTTGAGAGtggagattctctctctctcttttgagcCCACCTCCCGAGTGGCTCTCGATGAGTCAGTGCAGCGCGTCTATGTGGAGTACCGCCTCCTGGGAGTTCCCATGGAAACCACAGAGACACCCATGTCCCTCCGTAAACCATCGGACGGGGAGGAGATACATTACAACTTCACacgag TCATCTATGTGGACAGCTCTGAGGCAGCCCCACTAAGACAGTACCTGTACACCATGCTGGAGGGAACTGACCCAAACCAGGgcag GTTGAAGTTCACAGTGGTCAACGAGCCaatggatgatgatgatgacgatgacgaGGAGTGTACCGACGTTGGCCACGCTTTCCTGGACTTACAGGAACTGCTGCTGACAGGGAATGACATCACCGAGCGGCAGATCGACA TTGTC